One part of the Labilithrix sp. genome encodes these proteins:
- a CDS encoding M4 family metallopeptidase encodes MKKSFWWLLGGTLAGALAVVEGCSTVSVNDSKDADPKGRLERETGTRWIVTMDPATDTPLIATAVTPIAPSPEASLEEAARAFLAKYEDLFKIKDTNANLAYLETVEIKGGSVVSFQQRGGGLPVDRHVLTVSFRADRSLTSITGVTYPLAAQAVASPAVTPDAARAAVEAELATRYPGFNPSWIALPPTPEQVLFPEGAGAKLAWALRVGISSPTVTTELSYRIDAQTGAVLEAYDAVPSIDRTGSGYDVIGIVPREFTVTEVGPGNYRLGQTPTADRAGIITIAYPSSTAIASTKLDEWDPRSIEQGGMGAAVSAQANVAEIEHWFRTRFDWKSFDNKGTQFQLFVHDTRATSGLGFWTTSSDIGVGIHFSDGDSHSGGKMKPLSTSIEFCTHEFMHGVIENRTPSVGLIYQGESGAVNEALADIFGMFAKAHLDPFGASPEKFADMTYNPGGIRNMAHPSNPEAQHNVIGGGDYVARDSYQNRFTGAADNGGVHINSGILSNAWYLMTYGGTHDRSQVVVSQPLGIEKSEDLWWDAMVKFVPRADIEAAAVNVMSLALERYGEGSSDLAAVVCAFVGIEYLTDEKARTDWGVVCGGPTCADGGADADAAATCTCVNRLKDITLCKTSPENGGPCTEFGTFTGLQSASCTGYMQVEETENRCDCRTADGTFLCQSGISISPQACADSDYDGKNGGPCSGTYLDLDADGMTTIKSGTGTLVSCQEIAIKQVWAPSGGVLQCTVPGCPEAGAPTDAAADQ; translated from the coding sequence ATGAAGAAGTCGTTCTGGTGGCTCTTGGGGGGAACGCTCGCTGGCGCGCTGGCGGTGGTGGAAGGCTGCAGCACTGTAAGCGTGAACGATTCGAAGGACGCCGATCCGAAGGGCCGGCTCGAGCGGGAGACCGGCACCAGGTGGATCGTGACGATGGATCCGGCCACCGACACACCGCTCATCGCCACCGCCGTCACGCCGATCGCCCCGTCCCCCGAGGCGAGCCTCGAGGAGGCCGCGCGCGCGTTCCTCGCGAAGTACGAGGACCTCTTCAAGATCAAGGACACGAACGCCAACCTCGCGTACCTCGAGACCGTGGAGATCAAAGGAGGGAGCGTCGTCTCCTTCCAGCAGCGCGGCGGCGGCTTGCCCGTGGATCGTCACGTCCTGACGGTGAGCTTCCGGGCCGATCGATCGCTCACCTCCATCACGGGGGTGACCTATCCCCTCGCCGCGCAGGCCGTGGCGAGCCCCGCCGTGACGCCCGACGCCGCGCGCGCCGCGGTCGAAGCGGAGCTCGCGACGCGCTACCCAGGCTTCAACCCTTCGTGGATCGCCCTGCCCCCGACGCCCGAGCAGGTGCTCTTCCCGGAGGGCGCGGGCGCCAAGCTGGCGTGGGCGCTCCGCGTCGGGATCTCGTCGCCCACCGTCACCACCGAGCTCTCGTACCGCATCGACGCGCAGACCGGCGCCGTGCTCGAGGCCTACGACGCGGTGCCGAGCATCGACAGGACCGGCAGCGGTTACGACGTCATCGGCATCGTGCCTCGAGAGTTCACCGTCACCGAGGTAGGTCCGGGCAACTACCGCCTCGGGCAGACGCCAACGGCGGACCGTGCCGGGATCATCACGATCGCGTACCCGAGCTCGACCGCCATCGCGTCCACGAAGCTCGATGAGTGGGATCCGCGTTCGATCGAGCAGGGGGGCATGGGGGCGGCCGTGAGCGCGCAGGCGAACGTCGCCGAGATAGAGCATTGGTTCCGCACGCGGTTCGACTGGAAGTCCTTCGACAACAAGGGGACGCAGTTCCAGCTCTTCGTGCACGACACGCGTGCGACGAGCGGGTTGGGCTTCTGGACGACGAGCTCGGACATCGGCGTCGGGATCCACTTTTCGGACGGCGACTCCCACAGCGGCGGGAAGATGAAGCCGCTCTCCACCTCCATCGAGTTCTGCACGCACGAGTTCATGCATGGTGTGATCGAGAACCGGACGCCGTCCGTCGGACTCATCTACCAGGGCGAGTCGGGTGCCGTGAACGAAGCGCTCGCCGACATCTTCGGGATGTTCGCAAAGGCCCACCTGGATCCCTTCGGCGCCTCGCCCGAGAAGTTCGCCGACATGACCTACAACCCAGGCGGGATACGAAACATGGCGCACCCCAGCAACCCGGAGGCGCAGCACAACGTCATCGGAGGCGGGGACTACGTCGCTCGCGACAGCTACCAGAACAGGTTCACGGGCGCGGCCGACAACGGCGGCGTGCACATCAACTCCGGGATCCTCTCGAACGCCTGGTACCTGATGACCTACGGCGGCACCCACGATCGGTCGCAGGTCGTCGTGAGCCAGCCGCTCGGGATCGAGAAGTCCGAGGACCTGTGGTGGGACGCGATGGTGAAGTTCGTCCCGAGGGCCGACATCGAGGCGGCGGCCGTGAACGTGATGTCGCTCGCGCTCGAGCGCTACGGGGAGGGGAGCTCCGATCTCGCGGCGGTCGTGTGCGCGTTCGTGGGGATCGAGTACCTCACGGACGAGAAGGCCCGCACCGATTGGGGGGTCGTCTGCGGCGGGCCGACGTGCGCGGACGGTGGCGCGGATGCGGACGCCGCCGCGACCTGCACCTGCGTCAACCGTCTAAAGGACATTACGCTGTGCAAGACCTCGCCGGAGAACGGCGGCCCCTGCACCGAGTTCGGTACCTTCACGGGGCTCCAGAGCGCGAGCTGCACCGGCTACATGCAGGTCGAGGAGACGGAGAACCGCTGTGACTGCCGAACGGCCGACGGCACCTTCCTCTGCCAGTCGGGCATCTCGATCTCGCCCCAGGCCTGCGCGGACTCGGACTACGACGGCAAGAACGGGGGGCCCTGCAGCGGCACGTACCTCGACCTCGACGCCGACGGCATGACGACGATCAAGTCGGGCACCGGCACGCTCGTCTCTTGCCAGGAGATCGCCATCAAGCAGGTGTGGGCGCCCTCGGGAGGAGTCCTCCAGTGCACCGTCCCCGGCTGCCCGGAAGCCGGCGCCCCCACCGACGCCGCGGCCGATCAGTAG
- a CDS encoding TetR/AcrR family transcriptional regulator, producing the protein MARPTAKKKPAKAEPQKAPGRGKYDRARTQDEREREQLSRLLDAAGHVFAEVGWADATVEAIVSRAGMSRRTFYEHFDDLRDCLLVFQQKATNRAFRAVEMAVQGASGEPGERLRLGVMGFLGGIAAFPHVARVIFRVVRSAGPEFEPVHDDVIARFAKLFHDGLVDAHARGWTELPPDEIRIFAVVSALEAVAMRFVARGEESKALEAAPALIDMVERTFGANRA; encoded by the coding sequence ATGGCGCGTCCCACCGCGAAGAAGAAGCCCGCGAAGGCGGAGCCGCAGAAGGCGCCCGGGCGCGGCAAGTACGATCGCGCGCGCACGCAGGACGAGCGCGAGAGGGAGCAGCTCTCACGGCTGCTCGACGCCGCAGGTCACGTCTTCGCCGAGGTCGGCTGGGCGGACGCGACGGTGGAGGCGATCGTGTCGCGCGCGGGCATGAGCCGCCGCACGTTCTACGAGCACTTCGACGATCTCCGCGACTGCCTCCTCGTCTTCCAGCAGAAGGCGACCAACCGAGCGTTTCGCGCGGTGGAGATGGCGGTGCAGGGCGCGTCGGGCGAGCCGGGCGAACGCCTGCGCCTCGGCGTCATGGGCTTCCTCGGCGGCATCGCCGCGTTCCCGCACGTCGCGCGCGTCATCTTCCGCGTCGTTCGCTCCGCCGGCCCGGAGTTCGAGCCCGTGCACGACGACGTCATCGCGCGCTTCGCGAAGCTGTTCCACGACGGCCTCGTGGACGCGCACGCGCGCGGGTGGACCGAGCTCCCGCCGGACGAGATCCGCATCTTCGCGGTCGTGTCGGCGCTCGAAGCCGTCGCGATGCGGTTCGTCGCCCGCGGCGAGGAGTCGAAGGCGCTCGAGGCGGCGCCGGCGCTCATCGACATGGTCGAGCGCACGTTCGGCGCGAACCGAGCCTGA